One genomic window of Bradyrhizobium sp. CCGE-LA001 includes the following:
- a CDS encoding ABC transporter ATP-binding protein, whose product MALLDVNEVTLRYKTSSAVVTATERVSFTVDKSDRFVLLGPSGCGKSTLLKAVGGYMSPSEGRMTIGGREIHGPGADRMMIFQEFDQLLPWKSVLANVMFPLLTARKLSRKDAEAKARAYIEKVGLTRVVEAYPHTLSGGMKQRVAIARGMAMEPDILLMDEPFAALDALTRRTCQDELLQLWSETKFTVMFVTHSIAEAIRIGNRILLLSPHPGRVKAEVIDVDKVSNEDGSAGRLEKDIHDLLFAAEATAH is encoded by the coding sequence ATGGCGCTGCTCGACGTCAATGAGGTGACGCTGCGCTACAAGACCTCCAGCGCCGTCGTCACCGCCACGGAAAGAGTGTCGTTCACCGTCGACAAGTCCGACCGCTTCGTGCTGCTCGGTCCGTCCGGCTGCGGCAAGTCGACCCTGCTCAAGGCGGTCGGCGGCTACATGAGCCCGAGCGAAGGCCGCATGACCATCGGCGGCCGCGAGATCCACGGCCCCGGCGCCGACCGCATGATGATCTTCCAGGAGTTCGATCAGCTCCTGCCCTGGAAGAGCGTGCTCGCCAACGTGATGTTTCCGCTGCTCACGGCGAGAAAGCTGTCGCGCAAGGACGCCGAGGCCAAGGCGCGGGCCTATATCGAGAAGGTCGGGCTCACGCGCGTGGTCGAGGCCTATCCCCACACGCTCTCCGGCGGCATGAAGCAGCGCGTCGCGATCGCGCGCGGCATGGCGATGGAGCCGGACATCCTGCTGATGGACGAGCCGTTCGCGGCGCTCGACGCGCTGACGCGCCGGACCTGCCAGGACGAGCTGCTCCAGCTCTGGAGCGAGACCAAATTCACCGTGATGTTCGTGACCCATTCGATCGCGGAAGCGATCCGCATCGGCAACCGCATCCTGCTGCTGTCGCCGCATCCCGGCCGGGTCAAGGCCGAGGTGATCGACGTCGACAAGGTCTCGAACGAGGACGGCAGCGCCGGACGGCTCGAGAAGGACATCCACGATCTCCTGTTCGCAGCCGAAGCGACCGCGCACTGA
- a CDS encoding pyridoxal-phosphate-dependent aminotransferase family protein encodes MTVRAGREFLAIPGPTTMPDEVLRAMHRPAIDIYSKQMTDLTESLLSDISKLFATKGKSYIYIANGHGAWEAALSNVLSRGDKVLVLESGRFAIGWGNAAALMGAEVEVLKGDWRRAVRPHEVEERLRRDKEHTIKAVVVVQVDTASGVQNDIEAIGKAIKASGHPALYMVDTVASLGCMPFEMDKWGIDVAMSGSQKGLMTPPGLGFVAANARAIEVHKTANMATPYWSWSEREGTEHYRKYAGTAPVHLLFALRQAVDLLHEEGLENAFRRHSLLGEAARRAVSAWSEGQVLGFNVAEASERSNTVTTVTMSNGHDPAVLQRYCKEKCGVVLGTGIGDLSGQAFRIAHMGHVNAPMLLGTLGVIEIGLNALKIPHGKGGLEAAVAYLGEEVAV; translated from the coding sequence ATGACCGTTCGCGCGGGCCGGGAATTTCTGGCCATCCCCGGGCCCACCACGATGCCCGACGAGGTGCTGCGGGCAATGCACCGTCCGGCAATCGACATCTACTCCAAGCAGATGACCGATTTGACCGAGAGCCTGCTCAGCGACATCTCGAAGCTTTTTGCGACCAAGGGCAAGTCCTACATCTACATCGCCAACGGGCACGGCGCCTGGGAAGCGGCGCTCAGCAACGTGCTGTCGCGCGGCGACAAGGTACTGGTGCTGGAGAGCGGGCGCTTTGCGATCGGCTGGGGCAACGCCGCAGCGCTGATGGGCGCCGAGGTCGAGGTGCTCAAGGGCGACTGGCGCCGCGCGGTGCGGCCGCACGAGGTCGAGGAGCGCCTGCGCCGCGACAAGGAGCACACGATCAAGGCCGTCGTGGTGGTCCAGGTCGACACTGCCTCCGGCGTGCAGAACGACATCGAGGCGATCGGCAAGGCGATCAAAGCGAGCGGCCATCCCGCGCTGTACATGGTCGACACCGTCGCCTCACTCGGCTGCATGCCGTTCGAGATGGACAAATGGGGCATCGATGTCGCGATGTCCGGCTCGCAAAAGGGTCTGATGACGCCGCCCGGCCTCGGCTTCGTCGCCGCCAATGCGCGTGCGATCGAGGTGCACAAGACCGCCAACATGGCGACGCCCTATTGGAGCTGGAGCGAGCGCGAGGGCACCGAGCACTATCGCAAATATGCCGGCACCGCGCCGGTGCATCTGTTGTTCGCGCTGCGCCAGGCCGTCGACCTCCTACACGAGGAGGGGCTGGAGAATGCCTTCCGCCGCCACAGCCTGCTCGGCGAGGCCGCACGCCGTGCAGTCAGCGCATGGTCGGAAGGCCAGGTGCTCGGCTTCAACGTCGCCGAAGCCAGCGAGCGCTCCAACACCGTGACCACGGTCACCATGAGCAACGGCCACGACCCGGCCGTGCTGCAGCGCTATTGCAAGGAAAAGTGCGGCGTCGTGCTCGGCACCGGCATCGGCGACCTCTCGGGCCAGGCCTTCCGCATCGCCCATATGGGTCATGTGAATGCGCCGATGCTGCTCGGCACGCTCGGCGTGATCGAGATCGGGCTCAACGCGCTGAAGATCCCGCACGGCAAGGGCGGACTGGAAGCGGCCGTGGCGTATCTCGGTGAAGAGGTGGCGGTGTAA
- a CDS encoding ABC transporter permease produces MGEARILLRDAPSAVAEGEVERKLSVAELLWNDGFVRKSVIILFLAAVWEVYGVFLDNPLLFPTLHDTFATLFDRVKDGTIPMRAWTSLKVLFMGYSAGIVLAAIFTVLAISTRIGTDFLETVTAMFNPLPAIALLPLALIWFGLGNGSLVFVLIHSVLWPVALNTHSGFKSVSNTLRMVGRNYGLRGLPYVAKILIPAAFGSILTGLKIGWAFAWRTLIAAELVFGVSSGQGGLGWFIFENRNLLDIPAVFAGLLTVIIIGLFVENLIFRAIERNTVQKWGTQS; encoded by the coding sequence ATGGGTGAAGCGAGAATCCTGCTGCGTGACGCGCCGTCGGCTGTCGCCGAAGGCGAAGTCGAACGCAAGCTGAGCGTTGCCGAGCTGCTGTGGAACGACGGTTTCGTCCGCAAGTCCGTCATCATCCTGTTCCTTGCGGCGGTCTGGGAGGTCTACGGCGTCTTCCTCGACAATCCCCTGCTGTTTCCGACCTTGCACGATACCTTCGCGACGCTGTTCGATCGCGTCAAAGACGGCACGATCCCGATGCGCGCGTGGACGTCGCTGAAAGTGCTGTTCATGGGCTATTCGGCCGGCATCGTCCTGGCCGCGATCTTCACCGTGCTCGCGATCTCCACCCGCATCGGCACCGACTTCCTGGAGACGGTGACGGCGATGTTCAACCCTTTGCCGGCGATCGCGCTGCTGCCGCTTGCCTTGATCTGGTTCGGCCTCGGCAATGGCAGCCTCGTCTTCGTGCTGATCCATTCGGTGCTGTGGCCGGTCGCGCTCAACACCCATTCCGGCTTCAAGAGCGTGTCCAACACGCTGCGCATGGTCGGCCGCAATTACGGCCTGCGCGGGCTGCCCTACGTCGCCAAGATCCTGATCCCAGCAGCCTTCGGCTCGATCCTCACCGGTCTCAAGATCGGCTGGGCCTTCGCCTGGCGCACGCTGATAGCGGCCGAGCTGGTGTTCGGTGTGTCCTCGGGCCAGGGCGGGCTCGGCTGGTTCATCTTCGAGAACCGCAATCTGCTCGACATACCCGCCGTGTTCGCAGGCCTCTTGACCGTGATCATCATCGGGCTCTTTGTCGAGAACCTGATCTTCCGCGCGATCGAGCGGAACACCGTCCAGAAATGGGGCACCCAATCATGA
- a CDS encoding S9 family peptidase, with protein sequence MTQAKTPSQPPVAPRRPHSFTRHGITVTDDYAWLKDEKWQEVLRDPAVLDPDIRNYLDEENVYTESLLGHTANLQKTLVREMRGRIKEDDSSVPSPDGPFAYFRRFRKGGQHELFGRMPRDGGEGQIVLDGDALAKDHKYFKFGGSRHSHDHKLQAWSADTKGSEYFSLRVRDWASGKDLDDVVEETDGGIVWAADCKSFFYVKLDDNHRPMQVWLHRLGTKQADDALVYEEQDAGWFTHLHESTSGRFCVIAGGDHETSEQRLIDLANPEAPPRLVAAREEGVQYSLADRGDELFILTNADDAIDFKIVTAPLAAPERKNWRDLIPYRPGIYIIDLDLYAGHLVRLERANALPSIVIRDLATKEEHAIAFDEAAYSLDTMGSFEFETTTLRFAYSSMTTPSEVYDYDMVKRTRTLRKRQEIPSGHDAADYVTTRIMAKAQDGADVPVSILHRRGLKLDGSAPLLLYGYGSYGMAMPASFNANRLSLVDRGFVYAIAHIRGGADKGWGWYLDGKREKKTNSFDDFSASARALIAARYTGAKRIIGHGGSAGGMLMGAVANRAGELFAGIVAEVPFVDVLNTMLDDTLPLTPPEWPEWGNPIESEKDFRTILSYSPYDNVAAKDYPAILAMGGLTDPRVTYWEPAKWIARLRATMRGGGPVLLRTNMGAGHGGASGRFDRLDEVAIVYAFALWAAGMAEAGV encoded by the coding sequence GTGACACAAGCCAAGACGCCTTCCCAGCCCCCCGTCGCCCCGCGCCGGCCGCATTCCTTCACGCGGCATGGCATCACAGTGACCGACGATTATGCCTGGCTGAAGGACGAGAAATGGCAGGAGGTGCTGCGCGATCCCGCTGTGCTCGATCCCGACATCCGCAACTATCTCGATGAGGAGAACGTCTACACCGAGAGCCTGCTCGGCCACACTGCCAATCTGCAGAAGACGCTGGTGCGGGAGATGCGGGGGCGGATCAAGGAGGACGATTCCAGCGTTCCCTCGCCCGACGGCCCCTTCGCCTATTTCCGCAGGTTTCGCAAAGGCGGCCAGCACGAGCTGTTCGGCCGCATGCCGCGCGACGGCGGCGAGGGCCAGATCGTGCTCGATGGCGACGCACTCGCCAAGGACCACAAATACTTCAAGTTCGGCGGCAGCCGGCACTCGCACGATCACAAGCTGCAGGCCTGGAGCGCCGACACCAAGGGCTCCGAATATTTCTCGCTCCGCGTGCGCGACTGGGCAAGCGGCAAAGATTTGGATGACGTCGTCGAGGAGACCGACGGCGGCATCGTCTGGGCCGCGGACTGCAAGAGCTTCTTCTATGTGAAGCTCGACGACAACCATCGCCCCATGCAGGTGTGGCTGCATAGACTCGGTACGAAACAAGCTGACGATGCGCTCGTGTACGAAGAGCAGGATGCCGGCTGGTTCACCCATCTGCACGAGAGCACCAGCGGCCGCTTCTGCGTGATCGCCGGCGGCGACCACGAAACCTCCGAGCAGCGGCTGATCGATCTCGCCAACCCCGAGGCGCCGCCGCGCCTTGTGGCGGCGCGCGAGGAAGGCGTGCAATATTCGCTGGCCGACCGCGGCGACGAGCTCTTCATCCTCACCAATGCCGACGACGCCATCGACTTCAAGATCGTCACGGCGCCGCTTGCCGCACCCGAGCGCAAGAATTGGCGCGATTTGATCCCGTATCGTCCGGGCATCTACATCATCGACCTCGATCTCTACGCCGGCCATCTGGTGCGGCTGGAGCGCGCCAATGCGCTGCCGTCGATCGTGATCCGCGATCTCGCGACGAAGGAAGAGCACGCCATCGCCTTCGACGAGGCCGCCTATTCGCTGGATACGATGGGCTCCTTCGAATTCGAGACGACTACCCTGCGCTTTGCGTATTCCTCGATGACGACACCGTCGGAAGTCTACGACTACGACATGGTCAAGCGCACGCGCACCTTGCGCAAGCGCCAGGAAATTCCGTCCGGCCACGACGCGGCCGACTATGTCACGACGCGCATCATGGCGAAGGCGCAGGACGGCGCCGATGTACCCGTGTCGATCCTTCATCGCCGCGGGCTGAAGCTCGACGGCTCGGCGCCGCTCCTGCTCTACGGCTACGGCTCCTACGGAATGGCGATGCCCGCCTCGTTCAACGCCAACCGCCTGTCGCTGGTCGATCGCGGCTTCGTCTATGCCATCGCCCATATTCGCGGCGGCGCCGACAAGGGCTGGGGTTGGTATCTCGACGGCAAGCGCGAGAAGAAGACGAACTCGTTCGACGATTTCTCAGCCAGCGCCCGTGCGTTGATCGCGGCAAGATACACCGGCGCGAAGCGCATCATCGGCCACGGCGGCTCGGCCGGCGGCATGCTGATGGGTGCAGTCGCCAACCGCGCCGGCGAATTGTTCGCCGGCATCGTCGCCGAAGTACCGTTCGTCGATGTGCTCAACACCATGCTCGACGACACGCTGCCGCTGACGCCGCCCGAATGGCCGGAATGGGGCAACCCGATCGAAAGCGAGAAGGATTTCCGCACCATCCTGTCCTACTCGCCTTACGACAATGTCGCGGCCAAGGACTATCCGGCGATCCTGGCGATGGGCGGGCTTACTGATCCCAGGGTCACCTACTGGGAGCCCGCCAAATGGATCGCGCGCCTGCGCGCCACCATGCGCGGCGGCGGCCCGGTGCTGCTGCGCACCAACATGGGCGCCGGTCACGGCGGCGCATCGGGGCGGTTCGACCGGCTGGATGAAGTCGCGATCGTCTATGCGTTCGCGCTGTGGGCGGCGGGAATGGCGGAGGCTGGGGTGTAG
- a CDS encoding thermonuclease family protein: MLRKILIALSLLGLSLPSLAEAADIAGMAKVRAGDAVVIGNARIRLGGIDAPAVDQLCLNTKSERWTCGVAARDELAKYAEGKNWVCHTRSIDRRGRTVARCEVGGEDIQKWLVRNGWALAYTRISKDYEPDEAAAREAKAGMWQGAFIAPWDWRVRNKKTTILGATKPPDGAHAVLLASASGPVAPSPDCTIKGNVNTSGECIYHQPTSRWYTQIKMKISKGTRWFCSVEEAEAAGCRETKR; encoded by the coding sequence ATGTTGCGAAAAATCCTGATTGCGCTGTCCTTGCTCGGCTTGTCGCTGCCCTCACTGGCCGAGGCCGCCGACATCGCTGGTATGGCAAAGGTGCGCGCCGGCGATGCCGTGGTGATCGGGAACGCGCGGATCCGGCTCGGCGGCATCGACGCGCCCGCGGTCGACCAGCTCTGCCTCAACACCAAGTCCGAGCGCTGGACCTGCGGCGTCGCCGCGCGCGACGAGCTCGCCAAATATGCCGAAGGCAAGAACTGGGTCTGCCACACGAGGTCGATCGACCGGCGCGGCCGCACCGTGGCGCGGTGCGAGGTCGGCGGCGAGGACATCCAGAAATGGCTGGTGCGCAACGGCTGGGCACTGGCCTACACCCGCATCTCCAAGGACTACGAGCCCGACGAGGCTGCCGCGCGTGAAGCAAAAGCCGGAATGTGGCAGGGTGCCTTCATCGCTCCCTGGGACTGGCGCGTGCGCAACAAGAAGACCACCATCCTGGGCGCCACCAAGCCGCCGGACGGAGCTCATGCCGTGCTGCTCGCCTCGGCCTCCGGACCGGTCGCGCCCTCGCCCGACTGCACCATCAAGGGCAACGTCAACACATCAGGCGAATGCATCTACCACCAGCCGACCAGCCGCTGGTACACCCAGATCAAGATGAAGATCAGCAAGGGCACCCGCTGGTTCTGCTCGGTCGAAGAAGCAGAGGCCGCCGGTTGCCGCGAGACGAAGCGATAG
- a CDS encoding ABC transporter substrate-binding protein, protein MITHLRSRLAAAVLLAATALSTSAAHAQQKSEIALSRQPGIFYMPSHIMEKLKLIEKHAASLGVAGVTTKWITFSGGGAQTDALLAGGVDILNTGTGNLLLLWDRTRGGVKGIVATSAQPMTLISRDANIKSIKDFGPGDKIAVPTVKVSTQAIVLQIAAAEAFGADQWSKLDANTVQLGHPDAYAALSNPKHEVHNHFSIPPFTFLELKNVPGAHVVLSSPDVMGGPLSQAQFFTTTKFADANPKIIQAVRDATREAQDLIRSDTRQAVEIYKEITGDKTSVEELLDLLKEPGMMEWNLEPQGTMKFAAHLYKTGTLKNQPKAWTDYYLPVAHDLKGN, encoded by the coding sequence ATGATCACGCATCTTCGCAGCAGGCTTGCGGCTGCCGTCCTGCTCGCCGCGACCGCCCTGTCGACATCCGCCGCGCACGCCCAGCAGAAATCCGAGATCGCGCTGTCGCGCCAGCCCGGCATCTTCTACATGCCGAGCCACATCATGGAGAAGCTGAAGCTGATCGAGAAGCATGCCGCTTCCCTCGGTGTCGCCGGCGTCACCACCAAGTGGATCACCTTCTCCGGCGGCGGCGCACAGACCGACGCGCTGCTCGCCGGCGGCGTCGACATTCTCAACACCGGCACCGGCAACCTCCTTCTGCTGTGGGATCGGACCCGCGGCGGCGTGAAGGGCATTGTCGCGACCTCGGCGCAGCCGATGACGCTGATCAGCCGTGACGCCAATATCAAGTCGATCAAGGATTTCGGTCCCGGCGACAAGATCGCGGTGCCGACCGTCAAGGTCTCGACCCAGGCGATCGTGCTCCAGATCGCGGCCGCCGAGGCCTTTGGCGCCGACCAATGGTCGAAGCTCGACGCCAACACGGTGCAGCTCGGCCATCCCGACGCCTATGCCGCGCTGTCCAACCCGAAGCACGAGGTGCACAACCACTTTTCGATCCCGCCCTTCACCTTTCTGGAGCTGAAGAACGTGCCCGGCGCGCATGTCGTGCTGTCGTCGCCGGACGTGATGGGCGGCCCGCTCAGCCAGGCGCAATTCTTCACCACGACGAAGTTCGCCGACGCCAATCCAAAGATCATCCAGGCCGTGCGCGACGCGACCAGGGAAGCGCAGGACCTGATCCGCAGCGACACCAGGCAGGCGGTCGAGATCTACAAGGAGATCACCGGCGACAAGACCTCGGTCGAGGAGCTGCTCGACCTGCTCAAGGAGCCCGGCATGATGGAGTGGAATCTCGAGCCGCAGGGCACGATGAAATTCGCAGCCCATCTCTACAAGACCGGCACGCTGAAGAATCAGCCCAAGGCCTGGACCGACTACTATCTACCAGTCGCGCACGACCTGAAGGGCAATTGA
- a CDS encoding caspase family protein, giving the protein MNVRQLDISRRTIALAAALIGTVSLVIGAHAALNMRAIDAAKAVSTDQITGSIGQTSRLALVIGNGHYPDANAPLTQSINDARALSSSLRKNGFDVDMVEDATKDDMVRAVNRLKSRIKQDTVVMLFFGGYGVQAGRESYMLPVDAVIWKESDVRRQGVSIDGVLDMMKEQGAKAKLVVVDASRRNPFERRFRSYSHGLAPISAPDNALILSSASPGKVVDDGKGEHSVLVSEFLNNLNAQGSAESVFNKTRLAISRASEGDQVPTISSSLLEDVRFGEAGG; this is encoded by the coding sequence ATGAATGTAAGGCAGCTCGACATTTCCCGACGCACGATCGCCCTTGCCGCGGCCCTCATCGGCACGGTCTCGCTGGTGATCGGCGCCCATGCTGCTCTGAACATGCGCGCGATCGATGCTGCCAAGGCCGTCTCGACCGACCAGATCACCGGCTCGATCGGCCAGACCTCGCGCCTGGCGCTGGTCATCGGCAATGGACATTACCCCGACGCCAACGCGCCGCTGACGCAGTCGATCAACGACGCCCGCGCGCTGTCCTCGTCCCTGCGCAAGAACGGCTTTGACGTCGACATGGTGGAAGATGCGACCAAGGACGACATGGTCCGGGCCGTCAACCGCCTGAAGTCCCGCATCAAGCAGGACACCGTTGTCATGCTGTTCTTCGGCGGCTACGGCGTGCAGGCCGGCCGCGAGAGCTACATGCTGCCGGTCGATGCCGTGATCTGGAAGGAAAGCGACGTCCGCCGCCAGGGCGTCTCCATCGATGGTGTGCTCGACATGATGAAGGAGCAGGGCGCCAAGGCCAAGCTCGTCGTGGTCGACGCCTCCCGCCGCAATCCCTTCGAGCGCCGCTTCCGCTCCTACAGCCACGGCCTCGCGCCGATCAGCGCGCCCGACAATGCGCTGATCCTCTCCTCGGCCTCGCCCGGCAAGGTCGTCGACGACGGCAAGGGCGAGCACAGCGTGCTGGTCAGCGAGTTCCTCAACAACCTCAATGCGCAGGGCAGCGCCGAGAGCGTCTTCAACAAGACCCGCCTCGCCATCTCGCGTGCCAGCGAAGGCGATCAGGTCCCGACCATCTCCTCGTCACTGCTCGAGGATGTTCGTTTCGGCGAAGCCGGCGGCTAG
- a CDS encoding ribonuclease activity regulator RraA gives MTKLSEATRNKLKSVSTATVATALFKRGLRIQMIQDVHPVGPDQPTMVGEAFTLRYMPAREDLNTIEVFKDRSHPQRKAVEDCPPGAVLVMDSRKDARAASAGAILVTRLMKRGVAGVVTDGGFRDSAEIAKLGIPAYHHRPSAPTNLTLHQAIEINVPIGCGDAPVFPGDVILGDADGVIVIPAHLADEIANETFEMTAFEDFVTEEVGKGRGIFGLYPATDPQTLTDFAEWRKKNGR, from the coding sequence ATGACCAAACTTTCCGAAGCCACCCGCAACAAGCTCAAATCCGTTTCCACCGCCACGGTCGCGACCGCCTTGTTCAAGCGCGGCCTGCGCATCCAGATGATCCAGGACGTGCATCCCGTCGGACCGGACCAGCCGACCATGGTCGGGGAGGCCTTTACGCTGCGCTACATGCCGGCGCGCGAAGACCTCAACACCATCGAGGTCTTCAAGGACCGCTCGCATCCGCAACGCAAGGCGGTCGAGGACTGTCCGCCGGGCGCGGTGCTGGTGATGGATAGCCGCAAGGATGCGCGCGCGGCCTCGGCCGGCGCGATCCTGGTAACGCGGCTGATGAAGCGGGGCGTTGCCGGCGTCGTCACCGACGGCGGCTTTCGCGATTCCGCCGAGATCGCCAAGCTCGGCATTCCCGCCTACCACCACCGCCCCTCGGCGCCGACGAATCTCACGTTGCATCAGGCCATCGAGATCAACGTCCCGATCGGCTGCGGTGATGCGCCGGTGTTTCCCGGCGACGTCATTTTGGGGGATGCCGACGGCGTCATCGTGATCCCCGCGCATCTCGCGGACGAGATCGCCAACGAAACCTTCGAGATGACCGCGTTCGAGGACTTCGTCACCGAGGAAGTCGGCAAGGGCCGCGGCATTTTCGGTCTCTATCCCGCCACCGACCCGCAGACGCTCACCGACTTCGCGGAGTGGCGGAAGAAGAACGGTCGCTAG
- a CDS encoding GntR family transcriptional regulator: MESSHPAPRAAPRPAARLDRGRQAAPQVFERLRNAIIALELPPGSPLSRAALAGQFGVSSTPVRDALMRLEEEGLVDVFPQHATVVSRIDVDRAQQAHFLRQALEQEIVRLLATGHEASLIVRLDQAIALQQQFAKAGDFESFMAGDNDFHAQLYTAAGKQDLWALVRSRSGHSDRLRRLHLPSPGKAQNIVRHHKLITRAIEAKDPEAAQQHLREHLSGTLSELDKIRSLHPEYLTD, from the coding sequence ATGGAATCATCCCACCCCGCGCCGCGCGCGGCGCCACGACCAGCCGCCCGGCTCGATCGCGGCCGCCAGGCCGCGCCTCAGGTGTTCGAGCGGCTGCGCAATGCGATCATCGCCCTGGAATTGCCGCCTGGTTCTCCGCTGTCACGCGCCGCGCTCGCCGGCCAGTTCGGCGTCAGCTCCACGCCGGTGCGCGATGCGTTGATGCGGCTGGAGGAAGAAGGTCTGGTCGACGTGTTCCCGCAGCATGCGACCGTGGTTAGCCGGATCGACGTCGATCGCGCGCAACAGGCGCATTTCCTGCGCCAGGCGCTAGAGCAGGAAATCGTCCGCCTGCTCGCAACCGGTCACGAAGCATCCCTGATCGTTCGCCTGGATCAGGCCATTGCCTTGCAACAGCAATTCGCCAAAGCCGGGGACTTCGAGTCCTTCATGGCCGGCGACAACGATTTCCACGCCCAGCTCTATACGGCCGCCGGCAAGCAGGATCTGTGGGCGCTGGTGCGCAGCCGCAGCGGGCACAGCGATCGTTTGCGCCGGCTCCACCTGCCCTCGCCCGGCAAGGCCCAGAACATCGTGCGCCATCACAAGCTGATCACGCGCGCGATCGAGGCCAAAGACCCCGAGGCTGCGCAGCAGCACCTGCGCGAGCATCTGTCAGGCACCCTCAGCGAGCTCGACAAGATCCGGAGCCTTCACCCCGAATATCTGACCGATTGA
- the araD gene encoding L-arabinonate dehydratase produces MTNKKKTPDQLRSARWFAPDDLRSFGHRSRTMQMGYAPEEWKDRPVIAILNTWSDAQPCHMHFKSRVDDVKRGILMAGGLPIELPALSLSESLLKPTTMLYRNLLAMDAEELLRSHPVDGVVLMGGCDKTTPALLLGATSMNIPAIYLPAGPMLRGNWKGKTLGSGSDGWKYWDERRAGKISDKDWLDIEAGIARSYGTCMTMGTASTMTAIAEAIGMTLPGASSIPAADANHIRMASECGRRIVEMVWEDLTPKTIQTRKAFENAIAVAMAMGCSTNAIIHLIAQARRAGQDIGLDDFEIASRKVPVIANVRPSGDAYLMEDFFYAGGLPALMGEIKQHLHLDCITVTGKTLGENIDGAEVHNADVIRSVDNPIYKEGALAVLKGNLAPDGCVIKPSACAPRFLKHTGPALVFDDYPSMKKAVDDLNLDVTEDHVLILRNAGPQGGPGMPEWGMLPIPTKLVKQGVRDMVRISDARMSGTSYGACILHVSPESYIGGPLALVQNGDRITLDVAARTINLDVSEAELEERRAAWKQPERRFERGYGWMFTKHIKQANDGCDFDFLETDFGAPIGEPSIY; encoded by the coding sequence ATGACCAATAAGAAGAAAACGCCCGACCAGCTCCGCAGCGCGCGCTGGTTCGCGCCGGACGATCTGCGCTCGTTCGGCCACCGCTCGCGCACCATGCAGATGGGCTACGCGCCGGAAGAGTGGAAGGATCGCCCTGTTATCGCGATCCTCAATACCTGGTCGGATGCGCAGCCCTGCCACATGCACTTCAAGTCGCGGGTCGACGACGTCAAGCGCGGCATCCTGATGGCCGGCGGCCTCCCGATCGAGCTGCCGGCGCTGTCGCTGTCGGAATCCCTGCTCAAGCCCACCACCATGCTCTACCGCAACCTGCTGGCGATGGACGCCGAGGAGCTCCTGCGCAGCCATCCCGTCGATGGCGTGGTGCTGATGGGCGGCTGCGACAAGACCACGCCGGCGCTGCTGCTGGGCGCGACTTCGATGAACATTCCGGCGATCTATCTGCCGGCAGGTCCCATGCTGCGTGGCAATTGGAAAGGCAAGACGCTCGGCTCGGGCTCGGACGGCTGGAAATATTGGGACGAGCGTCGCGCCGGGAAAATTTCCGACAAGGACTGGCTCGACATCGAGGCCGGCATTGCCCGCAGCTACGGCACCTGCATGACCATGGGCACCGCCTCCACCATGACTGCGATCGCGGAGGCGATCGGCATGACGCTGCCCGGCGCTTCCTCTATCCCGGCCGCGGACGCCAACCACATCCGCATGGCCTCCGAATGCGGCCGCCGCATCGTCGAGATGGTGTGGGAGGATTTGACGCCGAAGACGATCCAGACCCGCAAGGCCTTCGAGAATGCCATTGCGGTGGCGATGGCGATGGGTTGCTCCACCAATGCGATCATCCATCTGATCGCGCAGGCCCGCCGCGCCGGCCAGGACATCGGTCTCGACGATTTCGAGATCGCGAGCCGCAAGGTGCCCGTGATCGCCAACGTCCGCCCCAGCGGCGACGCCTATCTGATGGAGGATTTCTTCTATGCCGGCGGCTTGCCGGCGCTGATGGGTGAGATCAAGCAACATCTGCATCTCGACTGCATCACCGTCACCGGCAAGACGCTGGGCGAGAACATCGATGGCGCCGAGGTGCACAACGCCGATGTGATCCGCTCGGTCGACAATCCCATCTACAAGGAAGGCGCGCTCGCCGTGCTCAAGGGCAATCTCGCCCCCGACGGCTGTGTCATCAAGCCCTCCGCCTGCGCGCCCCGCTTCCTCAAGCACACGGGACCGGCGCTGGTGTTCGACGATTATCCCTCGATGAAGAAGGCGGTCGACGATCTCAACCTGGATGTCACCGAGGACCATGTCCTGATCCTGCGCAATGCAGGGCCGCAAGGAGGGCCCGGCATGCCGGAATGGGGCATGCTGCCGATCCCGACCAAACTCGTGAAGCAGGGCGTGCGTGACATGGTGCGCATCTCCGATGCGCGCATGAGCGGCACCAGCTACGGCGCCTGCATTCTGCACGTCTCGCCCGAATCCTATATCGGCGGCCCGCTGGCGCTGGTGCAGAACGGCGACCGCATCACGCTCGACGTCGCTGCCCGCACCATCAATCTCGATGTATCAGAGGCCGAACTGGAAGAACGCCGTGCCGCCTGGAAGCAGCCCGAGCGCCGCTTCGAGCGCGGCTATGGCTGGATGTTCACCAAGCACATCAAGCAGGCCAATGACGGCTGCGACTTCGACTTCCTCGAGACCGATTTCGGCGCGCCGATCGGCGAGCCGTCGATTTATTGA